A genomic region of Friedmanniella luteola contains the following coding sequences:
- a CDS encoding universal stress protein, with amino-acid sequence MTVALAHQASSPIGRVALREAAREAQLRATDLAVIHVVESVDLDLAEAHRAGLADEVAKVLADCGLQEVPWRVELAAGGNEDIANTVLAFADEARAELLVIGARRRSPVGKFLLGSVTQTIILDADMPVVVVKENR; translated from the coding sequence ATGACTGTCGCACTCGCCCATCAAGCGTCCTCGCCGATCGGTCGTGTCGCCCTGCGCGAGGCCGCACGCGAGGCCCAGCTGCGCGCGACCGACCTCGCGGTCATCCACGTCGTCGAGTCCGTCGACCTGGACCTCGCCGAGGCGCACCGGGCCGGCCTCGCCGACGAGGTGGCGAAGGTGCTCGCGGACTGCGGCCTGCAAGAGGTGCCCTGGCGGGTCGAGCTGGCTGCCGGTGGCAACGAGGACATCGCGAACACGGTCCTCGCCTTCGCCGACGAAGCGAGAGCCGAGCTCCTGGTGATCGGCGCTCGGCGGCGCTCCCCGGTCGGCAAGTTCTTGCTGGGCAGTGTGACGCAGACGATCATCCTGGATGCGGACATGCCGGTGGTGGTGGTCAAGGAGAACCGGTAG
- a CDS encoding zinc-dependent alcohol dehydrogenase, with amino-acid sequence MAFQQREENMMWASVWHGPDDFRLEQRPSPACPPGWVLLQPELVGLCGTDLSIDAGHHGRARAPLVLGHEVVATVVDPRESNLAPGSRVALRPTLPCGECWPCRHGAPHTCRQLRLIGIDMDGGLAELAVAPAASLVPLSQQVPLTEAVLAEPLAVAIHAVERVGTVAGATVLVIGAGPIGILTGLVASSRGGRVLVSEPHAHRRGLAEDLGFETLDPARPLLDEVASLTDGVMSDVLFDCAAYPPLSAELSALVREHGSIVLVALYPDPTPLDLHAITFAEQAVLGSRVYTPDDLTAAVNFIDTGQLDLSRLPIGVFGLDDARGAVDAARRGAALKIAVQPTSVLSPRG; translated from the coding sequence TTGGCGTTCCAGCAGCGTGAGGAGAACATGATGTGGGCTTCGGTGTGGCACGGGCCAGACGACTTCCGGCTCGAGCAGCGGCCCTCCCCGGCGTGCCCACCGGGCTGGGTGCTGCTCCAGCCTGAGCTCGTCGGCCTGTGCGGCACAGATCTGTCGATCGACGCCGGCCACCACGGTCGAGCGAGGGCGCCGCTCGTGCTGGGCCACGAGGTCGTGGCCACCGTGGTAGATCCACGCGAGTCGAACCTCGCGCCCGGGTCCCGGGTAGCCCTACGGCCGACTCTCCCGTGCGGTGAGTGCTGGCCCTGTCGTCACGGGGCGCCGCACACCTGCCGCCAGCTGCGGCTGATCGGGATCGACATGGACGGTGGTCTGGCCGAGCTGGCCGTCGCCCCAGCTGCCAGCCTGGTTCCTCTCAGTCAGCAGGTCCCGTTGACGGAGGCGGTTCTCGCTGAGCCGCTCGCCGTGGCCATCCATGCCGTGGAGAGGGTGGGAACCGTCGCCGGCGCGACCGTTCTCGTCATCGGCGCTGGACCGATCGGCATCCTGACGGGGCTGGTGGCGTCGAGCAGAGGAGGGCGGGTCCTGGTCAGTGAGCCGCACGCACACCGCCGCGGCTTGGCCGAGGACCTGGGGTTCGAGACCCTCGATCCGGCTCGTCCTCTCCTCGACGAGGTCGCCAGCCTCACTGACGGGGTCATGAGCGACGTCCTGTTCGACTGCGCCGCCTACCCTCCGCTCAGTGCCGAACTCTCCGCCCTCGTCCGCGAACACGGGTCGATCGTCCTGGTAGCGCTCTACCCGGACCCTACCCCCCTGGACCTCCACGCCATCACCTTCGCGGAGCAAGCGGTGCTCGGGTCCCGGGTCTACACACCGGACGACCTGACCGCAGCCGTGAACTTCATCGACACCGGTCAGCTCGATCTGTCCCGGCTGCCCATCGGGGTCTTCGGCCTGGACGACGCCCGAGGGGCCGTCGACGCGGCCCGCAGAGGAGCAGCGCTGAAGATCGCCGTCCAGCCGACCTCCGTCCTGAGTCCTCGAGGCTGA
- a CDS encoding Gfo/Idh/MocA family protein → MRLGLIGLGRIGAFHAATLTSLDTVDSLVVHDQDPAVVNSVVERHASVETARTVEALLASGVDGVVIAAATGAHPELILASLAAGLPTFCEKPVSKDMAAGAEILRQTLIRDVPVQIGYPRRFDRAFVEARRAVTAGELGFIHTVRSTTLDPAPPSDAYVETSGGIFRDCSVHDFDAVRFVTGQEVVDVLAVGSNQGSAVFARNDDVDTAATILTLGSGTLAVVSNSRYNGRGHDVRFEVHGSRDSVAAGIEPGWPIRSTEPGATFPGGTPHVFFMDRFADAFRRELNAFTEVVAGTIPSPCTVAEAVEVGWIAEAATLSLHQRQPIRLDDLRDRKTGRGLAAD, encoded by the coding sequence ATGAGACTCGGACTGATCGGTCTTGGCCGGATCGGCGCCTTCCATGCCGCCACCCTCACGAGCTTGGACACGGTGGACTCCCTCGTCGTCCACGACCAGGACCCCGCGGTCGTCAACTCCGTCGTCGAGCGTCACGCCTCGGTCGAGACAGCGCGGACGGTGGAGGCGCTGCTCGCGTCCGGCGTCGACGGCGTGGTGATCGCTGCTGCGACCGGAGCGCACCCGGAGCTCATCCTGGCCTCGTTGGCTGCGGGTCTGCCCACCTTCTGCGAGAAGCCGGTGTCGAAGGACATGGCCGCCGGTGCGGAGATCCTGCGGCAGACCCTGATCCGGGACGTGCCGGTGCAGATCGGATATCCGCGCCGATTCGACCGGGCCTTCGTCGAGGCCCGCCGGGCCGTGACTGCCGGCGAGCTCGGCTTCATCCACACAGTGCGGTCGACAACTTTGGACCCTGCCCCCCCTTCGGACGCCTACGTCGAGACCTCGGGCGGCATCTTCAGGGACTGCAGCGTCCACGACTTCGACGCAGTCCGCTTCGTCACCGGCCAGGAGGTCGTCGATGTGCTCGCCGTCGGCTCGAACCAGGGCTCCGCCGTCTTCGCGCGGAACGACGACGTGGACACCGCCGCGACGATCCTCACGCTGGGGTCAGGGACGCTGGCCGTGGTCTCGAACTCCCGCTACAACGGCCGCGGCCACGACGTGCGGTTCGAGGTGCACGGCTCGCGCGACAGCGTCGCTGCAGGCATCGAGCCGGGGTGGCCGATCCGCTCGACCGAGCCTGGTGCGACATTCCCCGGGGGCACCCCCCACGTCTTCTTCATGGACAGGTTCGCCGATGCGTTCCGCCGGGAGCTCAACGCCTTCACCGAGGTCGTCGCCGGCACGATCCCGAGCCCGTGCACCGTCGCCGAGGCCGTCGAGGTCGGTTGGATCGCCGAGGCCGCCACCCTGTCGCTGCACCAACGCCAGCCGATCCGGCTCGATGACCTCCGGGACCGGAAGACGGGCAGGGGCCTCGCCGCGGACTGA
- a CDS encoding sugar phosphate isomerase/epimerase family protein, whose protein sequence is MANDVVIGTAPDSWGIWFASDPQQTPAERFLDEVVQAGYEWIEIGAFGYLPTDPAQLRHELDSRQLRVSGGTTFARLQHPGTVDDVWEQVAPIASLTAAMGAEHLVVIPDLWRDDLTGNEKESRLLTAEQWTALTQGHDELGRRMLEEYGVHSQFHSHADSHVGYQADVERFLESTDPRYVNLCLDTGHIAYFGGNSVELMGKYPDRIGYLHLKQVNAELAARAHAEDISFSQTVRMDIMVEPPSGVPDLAEVLQVAKNLPQDLFAIVEQDMYPCSPDRPLPVARRTYTYLSSCL, encoded by the coding sequence GTGGCGAACGACGTCGTCATCGGTACTGCCCCGGACTCGTGGGGGATCTGGTTCGCGAGCGATCCGCAGCAGACCCCGGCCGAACGGTTCCTCGACGAGGTCGTGCAGGCGGGCTACGAGTGGATCGAGATCGGTGCCTTCGGCTACCTGCCCACCGACCCCGCCCAGTTGCGGCACGAGCTCGACTCGCGGCAGCTGAGGGTGTCGGGGGGGACGACGTTCGCGCGACTGCAGCACCCCGGCACGGTCGACGACGTGTGGGAGCAGGTCGCCCCGATCGCCTCGCTCACGGCGGCCATGGGGGCGGAGCACCTGGTGGTGATCCCCGATCTGTGGCGCGATGACCTGACAGGGAACGAGAAGGAGTCACGCCTGCTGACCGCCGAGCAGTGGACGGCGCTGACCCAGGGTCACGACGAGCTGGGGCGACGGATGCTCGAGGAGTACGGCGTCCACTCCCAGTTCCACTCGCACGCGGACAGCCACGTCGGCTACCAGGCCGATGTGGAGCGGTTCCTCGAGTCGACCGACCCGAGGTACGTGAACCTCTGCCTGGACACCGGCCACATCGCCTACTTCGGCGGGAACTCCGTCGAGCTGATGGGCAAGTACCCGGACCGGATCGGCTACCTCCACCTCAAGCAGGTCAACGCCGAGCTCGCCGCCCGGGCTCACGCCGAGGACATCTCGTTCTCCCAGACGGTCCGGATGGACATCATGGTGGAGCCGCCCTCGGGGGTGCCCGACCTCGCTGAGGTGCTGCAGGTAGCGAAGAACCTGCCCCAGGACCTATTCGCCATCGTCGAGCAGGACATGTACCCGTGCAGCCCGGACCGACCGCTGCCCGTCGCTCGTCGCACCTACACCTACCTCTCCAGCTGCCTGTAG